One window from the genome of Synergistaceae bacterium encodes:
- a CDS encoding TIGR00366 family protein has translation MENGKIENKKTHWYEWMPNSFVLLFLIIVFMTILTYVIPAGMFDRVEKAGRMVVNPETFHRVDQSPVGLWAMFKSLPQGMVAAAIYIVNILIAGAMMKVLYVSGAIENVLGVSIRKLGVKNDTLVVAVMSIIFVLLGALVGFENSIALVPIAGMVSMAIGGDMMLGALIAVGGIGTGFAVHPFQPATVGTAHAIAELPMFSGAALRGLFMAMAAVIVMFHNLAYLKRIKKDPEKSLSKDIDTEGFSLSKPLEDYHILPMHKIVFGIFVTGILIFVYGAKTYGWFMVEQVTVFIVIAILCGLVAGLSPNKITDTMVQGATVVTGGAIIVGVARAIQVVMEQGRIADSIVYYLSLPLKDVPLIVSGILMTVVHSVINFFIPSGSGQAMATMPIMIPLADIIGMTRQTAVFAFQMGDGIMNLVVPTLGGLLAMLALLRIPFGRWFRVAFPLALKLLVASWIIVVIAVLTHWGPA, from the coding sequence ATGGAAAACGGAAAAATTGAAAACAAAAAGACGCACTGGTACGAGTGGATGCCCAATTCTTTTGTCCTGTTGTTTCTGATTATTGTGTTTATGACCATCCTCACCTACGTCATTCCGGCGGGGATGTTCGATCGGGTGGAGAAGGCCGGACGGATGGTGGTCAATCCGGAGACGTTCCACCGGGTCGATCAGTCTCCCGTCGGGCTCTGGGCGATGTTCAAATCCCTTCCCCAGGGGATGGTGGCCGCCGCCATCTACATCGTGAACATCCTCATCGCCGGGGCCATGATGAAGGTTCTCTACGTCTCCGGAGCCATTGAAAACGTCCTTGGCGTCAGCATCCGGAAGCTGGGCGTCAAAAACGACACGCTGGTGGTCGCCGTCATGAGCATCATTTTCGTGCTGCTGGGGGCGCTGGTGGGGTTCGAGAACAGCATCGCCCTGGTGCCCATAGCCGGAATGGTTTCCATGGCCATCGGCGGCGACATGATGCTGGGCGCGCTGATCGCGGTGGGGGGAATCGGCACGGGGTTCGCGGTGCATCCCTTCCAGCCCGCCACGGTGGGCACGGCCCACGCCATCGCGGAGCTGCCCATGTTCTCCGGCGCGGCCCTGCGGGGCCTGTTCATGGCCATGGCCGCCGTCATCGTGATGTTTCACAACCTCGCCTATCTGAAGAGAATCAAGAAAGATCCTGAAAAAAGCCTTTCGAAGGACATCGACACCGAGGGGTTCAGTCTTTCGAAGCCTCTGGAAGATTACCACATTCTGCCCATGCATAAAATCGTGTTCGGCATCTTCGTGACAGGGATTCTGATTTTCGTCTACGGAGCCAAGACCTATGGGTGGTTCATGGTCGAGCAGGTGACGGTCTTCATCGTGATCGCCATCCTGTGCGGTCTGGTGGCCGGCCTTTCACCCAACAAAATCACGGACACCATGGTGCAGGGCGCGACGGTGGTCACCGGAGGCGCCATCATCGTCGGCGTCGCCCGGGCGATCCAGGTCGTGATGGAGCAGGGAAGAATCGCCGACAGCATCGTTTATTACCTTTCGCTGCCCCTGAAGGACGTCCCGCTCATCGTTTCCGGCATCCTGATGACCGTCGTCCACAGCGTGATCAACTTCTTCATTCCCTCGGGAAGCGGACAGGCCATGGCCACCATGCCAATCATGATACCGCTGGCGGACATCATCGGGATGACGCGGCAGACGGCGGTGTTCGCCTTTCAGATGGGAGACGGAATCATGAACCTCGTGGTGCCCACTCTCGGAGGATTGCTGGCCATGCT
- a CDS encoding D-aminoacylase — MADFVIRNATVIDGTGKEEFRADLAFENGRISRIGKIEGRGGLDAEGLTACPGFIDMHTHMDLVLLKDEIPDAKIRQGVTTDLLGQDGLGTAPVSEKNKPLLMEILSGLNGILPPEKWTWGSFGDYLRALERHGLAGNAAVLLSQGPVRIEVMGMDERQATPEELAAMKRLVAEGMEEGAFGLSSGLIYPPCPYADSEELTELNRVTAKYDGVFVVHQRDEGYYLSRSFDEVCSICAASGARLHVSHLQAYGRVNWPVMDEVLKKADQRLAAGQKITWDRYPYLAGCTTLTAVLPVWTFNEGTEALIKNLMAPEYRARIHEEFTKGLDVWHNRQISVGWDKILVTAVQLEKNRWMEGQSCQAIADAQGKNPIDAVCDLLAEEKLAVTMISFYGSDEVLQKVLSHPQATVGSDGIYGGRPHPRLYGTYPKFLKEFALTKHVFTLPEAVRRVTSFPASILGLKDRGVLKEGNQADVVLFDPRRLADTATYDEPERYPEGIPWVFVNGEMVVDESGYTGKTPGKVLRRGK; from the coding sequence ATGGCTGATTTCGTGATTCGAAACGCCACCGTGATCGACGGCACAGGGAAAGAGGAGTTCCGCGCGGACCTCGCCTTCGAAAACGGGCGTATCTCCAGAATCGGAAAAATCGAGGGACGCGGCGGACTGGATGCCGAGGGACTGACAGCCTGTCCCGGCTTCATCGACATGCACACCCACATGGACCTCGTGCTGCTGAAGGACGAAATCCCCGACGCCAAAATACGGCAGGGCGTCACGACGGACCTTCTGGGGCAGGACGGACTGGGTACCGCGCCGGTTTCCGAGAAAAACAAACCGCTGCTGATGGAGATTCTGAGCGGCCTCAACGGAATACTGCCCCCGGAGAAGTGGACCTGGGGCTCCTTTGGCGATTATCTGCGCGCTCTGGAGCGCCACGGGCTGGCCGGCAATGCGGCGGTGCTGCTGAGCCAGGGCCCGGTGCGCATCGAAGTCATGGGCATGGATGAGCGCCAGGCGACCCCGGAAGAGCTCGCTGCCATGAAACGTCTCGTGGCGGAGGGCATGGAAGAGGGCGCTTTCGGGCTCTCCTCCGGCCTGATCTATCCTCCGTGTCCCTACGCGGATTCCGAGGAACTGACGGAACTGAACCGCGTGACAGCGAAATACGACGGCGTTTTTGTGGTCCATCAGAGGGACGAGGGATACTATCTCTCCCGGTCCTTCGACGAGGTCTGCTCGATATGCGCCGCTTCCGGCGCGCGTCTGCACGTCTCTCACCTTCAGGCCTACGGCAGGGTCAACTGGCCCGTCATGGACGAAGTGCTGAAAAAGGCGGATCAGCGCCTCGCCGCCGGGCAGAAGATCACCTGGGACCGCTACCCCTACCTGGCCGGCTGCACTACGCTGACGGCGGTTCTGCCGGTCTGGACCTTCAACGAGGGGACCGAAGCCCTGATTAAAAATTTGATGGCTCCGGAGTACCGGGCCCGAATTCACGAGGAATTCACGAAGGGCCTGGACGTCTGGCACAACCGGCAAATCTCGGTGGGCTGGGATAAAATCCTCGTCACCGCCGTTCAACTGGAAAAAAACCGCTGGATGGAAGGACAATCCTGCCAGGCCATCGCTGATGCGCAGGGCAAAAACCCCATTGACGCGGTTTGCGATCTGCTGGCGGAGGAAAAACTGGCGGTGACCATGATCAGCTTCTATGGGTCGGACGAAGTGCTGCAAAAAGTGCTGTCCCATCCCCAGGCCACCGTCGGCAGCGACGGAATCTACGGCGGCAGGCCGCACCCCCGCCTCTACGGAACCTATCCGAAGTTTCTGAAGGAATTCGCTCTGACAAAACACGTCTTTACGCTGCCCGAGGCAGTGCGGCGGGTCACCTCCTTCCCAGCCTCAATCCTCGGGCTGAAGGATCGGGGCGTTCTGAAGGAAGGGAACCAGGCGGACGTGGTCCTGTTCGACCCTCGGCGGCTCGCGGACACCGCCACCTATGACGAACCCGAACGTTACCCGGAAGGTATCCCCTGGGTCTTCGTCAACGGAGAAATGGTGGTGGATGAGTCCGGATACACGGGAAAAACCCCCGGCAAAGTACTGCGCAGGGGAAAATAA
- a CDS encoding aspartate/glutamate racemase family protein, translating to MRVVIINPNTDQVFTERIGRGAAAVAAAGTEIECFSAPGAPPFIENYKDEALCAPGMIALGEEWAERADAFVIACTCDPNLNLLRELTDKPVLGAGECSMLLALTLGHRFSILQVTAHSVPMKRDLVRKYGLEPRLASVVAIDENGNEEMEEKLYRAGTMAVERDGAEVLALGCAGLGGLDSRLSARLGVPVVDGVTASVKMAEALVSAGYKTGKKGGYAAREG from the coding sequence ATGCGGGTCGTCATCATCAACCCCAACACGGATCAGGTGTTTACGGAACGGATCGGCCGGGGCGCGGCGGCCGTCGCTGCGGCGGGAACGGAAATCGAATGCTTCAGCGCGCCGGGCGCCCCCCCTTTCATTGAAAACTATAAAGACGAGGCGCTCTGCGCGCCGGGAATGATCGCGCTGGGAGAAGAGTGGGCGGAGAGAGCGGATGCGTTTGTGATCGCTTGCACCTGCGATCCGAATCTGAACCTGCTGAGAGAACTGACCGACAAACCCGTGCTGGGAGCGGGAGAGTGTTCCATGCTCCTGGCTCTGACTCTCGGGCATCGTTTTTCGATTTTGCAGGTGACGGCCCACTCCGTTCCCATGAAGCGGGACCTTGTCAGAAAATACGGACTGGAGCCACGCCTCGCTTCAGTTGTGGCCATTGACGAGAACGGAAACGAAGAGATGGAAGAAAAATTATACCGGGCGGGCACAATGGCGGTGGAACGCGACGGGGCCGAAGTTCTCGCGCTGGGCTGCGCCGGGCTGGGAGGGCTGGACTCGCGGCTCAGCGCCCGACTGGGCGTCCCCGTGGTCGATGGAGTGACCGCTTCCGTCAAAATGGCCGAAGCCCTCGTCTCCGCCGGGTACAAAACGGGTAAAAAGGGCGGATATGCCGCCAGGGAGGGATGA
- the allB gene encoding allantoinase AllB yields the protein MTFDLVIKNGSLVTAETCTESDLGLKDGKIAGIVARGTALEGKEIIDASGLIVVPGLVDVHAHGGHGDPDRESFGCMSEACAAGGITTFIDMPLSNPSTLTPEELKKKIATSGRESVTDYALYGGLVGGYLNQIEPMSEAGARAFKCFTCRCSNYPMTDDGTLVEGMKVISRTGGLISVHAENDTLIQVLVDKFKAEGRNDAQAFLDSHPVYSELEAVRRVFYLAGVFPDCRVHIAHMSTAEGAELLAELRGKGAANISAETCPQYLGLTEEDLLTLGPVAKFDPPARPRENMERMWKYVLDGTIDCISSDHSPHPPAKKTVVDGNFWPVSEGCSGVQTLLPVTLTEGRKRGLTWERFVQVCSTRPAEMFGLGGSKGKIAPGFDADLTLIDPDAVWTLKDEDLFYLNKRSPFSGRQFKGKVIRTLVRGVTVFHEGKICAPRGFGQYVPMQKIGR from the coding sequence ATGACGTTTGACCTCGTAATTAAAAACGGGTCGCTGGTCACCGCTGAGACTTGCACGGAAAGCGATTTGGGGCTGAAAGACGGAAAGATCGCCGGCATCGTTGCCCGGGGAACTGCCCTGGAGGGGAAAGAAATTATCGACGCCTCCGGCCTGATAGTCGTTCCCGGGCTGGTGGACGTTCACGCCCACGGCGGACACGGCGACCCGGACAGGGAGAGCTTCGGGTGCATGAGCGAAGCCTGCGCCGCGGGCGGTATAACCACGTTCATCGATATGCCCCTGTCCAATCCCAGTACGCTGACCCCGGAGGAGCTGAAGAAAAAAATCGCCACGTCGGGACGGGAGTCCGTTACGGACTACGCTCTTTACGGAGGCCTGGTGGGCGGTTATCTGAACCAGATTGAGCCCATGAGCGAAGCCGGAGCGAGAGCGTTCAAATGCTTCACCTGCCGGTGCTCCAACTACCCCATGACCGACGACGGAACCCTTGTGGAGGGCATGAAAGTCATTTCCCGAACGGGGGGACTCATCTCGGTTCACGCGGAGAACGACACCCTGATCCAGGTACTGGTGGACAAATTCAAAGCCGAAGGACGAAACGACGCCCAGGCCTTCCTTGATTCCCATCCCGTCTACTCGGAGCTGGAGGCGGTGCGCCGCGTTTTCTATCTGGCTGGAGTGTTCCCGGACTGCCGGGTCCACATCGCCCACATGAGCACAGCGGAGGGCGCGGAGCTTCTGGCGGAACTGCGGGGAAAGGGCGCTGCCAACATTTCCGCCGAAACCTGCCCTCAGTACCTCGGACTCACCGAAGAAGACCTCCTGACCCTGGGGCCCGTCGCCAAGTTTGATCCGCCGGCGCGACCCAGGGAGAACATGGAGCGGATGTGGAAGTACGTGCTGGACGGAACCATCGATTGCATCAGCTCGGACCACTCCCCTCACCCGCCCGCAAAAAAAACCGTGGTCGACGGCAATTTCTGGCCGGTCTCCGAGGGATGCAGCGGAGTTCAGACCCTGCTCCCGGTGACGCTGACCGAAGGGCGAAAACGAGGCCTCACCTGGGAGAGGTTCGTTCAGGTTTGCTCCACGCGACCCGCGGAGATGTTCGGACTTGGCGGATCGAAGGGGAAAATTGCCCCCGGCTTCGACGCCGATCTGACGCTCATCGATCCGGACGCGGTCTGGACCCTGAAGGACGAGGACCTTTTCTACCTGAACAAACGAAGTCCCTTTTCCGGCCGGCAGTTCAAAGGCAAAGTGATCCGCACGCTGGTGCGCGGCGTCACGGTGTTCCATGAGGGCAAAATTTGCGCTCCGCGCGGCTTTGGTCAATACGTCCCGATGCAAAAGATCGGACGCTGA